A window of the Corallococcus soli genome harbors these coding sequences:
- a CDS encoding DUF2378 family protein — translation MAAAEKLVFPTIVEGLFVRGLSGKVSFALKEQLRKEGLDLDRPLQPAYSLDTWARCVALTARSLHPEQPEPVAWRMLGERMIDGYRDTMVGRALLGVLRLIGPKRMLLRTQHSFRTGNNYTEVRITERGEREADLWLNEPGLLRYFKQGVMLATVRAASGPATQVDVVQYDDDSVTYRVTWGVPGS, via the coding sequence ATGGCCGCCGCCGAGAAACTCGTTTTCCCGACCATCGTCGAGGGCCTCTTCGTCCGGGGATTGTCCGGCAAGGTGTCCTTCGCCCTCAAGGAGCAGCTGCGCAAGGAGGGGCTGGACCTGGACCGCCCGCTTCAGCCGGCGTACTCGCTGGACACCTGGGCGCGCTGCGTGGCGCTGACGGCGAGGTCCCTGCACCCGGAGCAGCCGGAGCCCGTCGCGTGGCGGATGCTGGGCGAGCGGATGATTGACGGCTACCGCGACACGATGGTGGGCCGGGCGCTGCTGGGCGTGCTGCGGCTCATCGGGCCCAAGCGGATGCTGCTGCGCACGCAGCACAGCTTCCGCACGGGCAACAACTACACGGAGGTCCGCATTACCGAGCGCGGCGAGCGCGAAGCGGACCTGTGGCTCAACGAGCCCGGCCTGCTGCGCTACTTCAAGCAGGGCGTGATGCTGGCCACGGTGCGCGCGGCCAGCGGCCCCGCCACGCAGGTGGACGTCGTGCAGTACGACGACGACAGCGTCACCTACCGCGTGACCTGGGGCGTGCCCGGGTCCTGA
- a CDS encoding FUSC family protein, giving the protein MHRLLRHLRSLFRVEPGRPALWAGLRAAIATAVPLCLAFLLGVPQAGWAGLTGLLVTLADKGGSYHSRARVMGLVTALGALVGMLAAPAGHTYWVDASLLLFGVTAASFARCYGDTAGAVGGQLAVIFVVSLGAPAATLSDAVARGGSLLLGGLWAMALSLLLWPLRPYRPARRAVARVYAALATAAEELGAATLNGATAAQWAEGLRRHGGIRPDIERARGVLAATRRGRPDESRRGEHLLVLVELAEPMVALLSALAEAMQVVGRDPHLHATRERVGRLCEAHAAMDQWVARALWQERNEGMRAPPRLALRPRRRQPARMSAPAVRQGAEGPLSAHVATLLDRLREYAGVTHETASGLLFGDPVSARGKGTVRGQPEARGVSPWQPVRDNLHLDSLVLRHALRTGMVATAALGLTRALQVGDAHWVSLTVISILQPYAGSTEERVLQRTLGTLVGASLAALIATTVHTPATMIVVISLLTAVSVALLPLNFGAFQVLLTPDYLLMATLSSGDWTVASQRSLGVLIAGTLALLGSWTLWPSPERRRFPDAAASALRADGKYLQRLATHRSGTEPEVNEERRRLDQALLEAESSFQRLMTEYRGPPQHLESGMALLTYARRFALAVTALGTGRFEGRTSVLPQQLAQRASDSLELLARALQERREPPPLPPLSLPRTSDDPVLGALLERVPRQLGILHGAVARLSEGPALR; this is encoded by the coding sequence ATGCACCGACTGCTGCGACACCTCCGGTCGCTCTTCCGGGTGGAGCCGGGACGACCGGCCCTGTGGGCGGGCCTGCGGGCCGCCATCGCCACGGCGGTGCCGCTGTGCCTGGCCTTCCTGCTCGGCGTGCCCCAGGCCGGCTGGGCGGGCCTCACGGGGCTGCTCGTCACGCTCGCGGACAAGGGCGGCTCGTACCATTCGCGAGCGCGCGTCATGGGCCTGGTGACCGCGCTGGGGGCGCTGGTCGGAATGCTCGCCGCGCCCGCGGGCCACACGTACTGGGTGGACGCCAGCCTGCTGCTGTTCGGGGTCACGGCGGCCAGCTTCGCGCGCTGCTACGGCGACACGGCCGGGGCGGTGGGAGGCCAGCTCGCCGTCATCTTCGTGGTGTCGTTGGGCGCGCCCGCGGCCACGCTCAGCGACGCCGTGGCGCGGGGGGGCTCCCTGCTCCTGGGCGGCCTGTGGGCGATGGCGCTGTCGCTGCTGCTGTGGCCCCTGCGTCCCTACCGGCCCGCACGCCGCGCGGTGGCCCGCGTGTACGCGGCCCTCGCGACCGCGGCGGAGGAGTTGGGCGCGGCCACGCTGAACGGGGCCACGGCCGCCCAGTGGGCGGAAGGATTGAGGCGCCATGGGGGAATCCGTCCGGACATCGAACGGGCCCGGGGCGTGCTCGCGGCCACGCGGCGCGGGCGTCCGGACGAGTCCCGGCGCGGCGAGCACCTCTTGGTGTTGGTGGAGCTGGCGGAGCCCATGGTGGCCCTGCTCAGCGCGCTCGCGGAGGCGATGCAGGTGGTGGGGAGGGACCCGCACCTGCACGCCACGCGGGAGCGCGTGGGGCGGCTGTGCGAAGCGCACGCCGCGATGGACCAGTGGGTGGCGCGGGCCCTGTGGCAGGAGCGCAACGAGGGCATGCGCGCGCCGCCACGGCTGGCGCTGCGCCCCAGGCGGAGGCAGCCCGCCAGGATGTCCGCGCCCGCCGTCAGACAGGGGGCGGAGGGGCCGCTGTCCGCGCACGTCGCCACGCTGCTCGACCGGCTGCGGGAGTACGCGGGCGTGACGCACGAAACGGCGTCGGGGTTGCTCTTCGGGGACCCGGTGTCCGCGCGCGGCAAGGGCACCGTACGGGGGCAACCGGAGGCGCGAGGGGTCTCCCCGTGGCAGCCGGTGCGCGACAACCTCCACCTGGACTCGCTGGTGCTGCGACACGCGCTGCGCACGGGGATGGTGGCGACGGCGGCCCTGGGCCTGACGCGGGCGTTGCAGGTGGGCGACGCGCACTGGGTGAGCCTCACGGTCATCTCCATCCTCCAGCCCTACGCGGGCAGCACGGAGGAGCGCGTGCTCCAGCGCACGCTGGGGACGCTGGTGGGCGCGAGCCTGGCGGCGCTCATCGCGACCACGGTGCACACGCCCGCGACGATGATCGTGGTCATCAGCCTGCTGACGGCCGTGTCGGTGGCGCTGCTGCCCTTGAACTTCGGGGCGTTTCAAGTCCTGCTCACGCCGGACTACCTGCTGATGGCGACGCTCAGCTCCGGGGACTGGACGGTCGCCTCGCAGCGCTCGCTGGGGGTGCTCATCGCGGGGACGCTCGCGCTCCTGGGCTCCTGGACGCTGTGGCCCAGCCCGGAGCGCCGCCGCTTCCCGGACGCGGCGGCCTCCGCCCTGCGCGCGGATGGGAAGTACCTGCAACGGCTGGCCACGCACCGCAGCGGCACGGAGCCGGAGGTGAACGAGGAGCGGCGCCGGTTGGACCAGGCCCTGCTGGAGGCGGAGTCGTCCTTCCAGCGGCTGATGACGGAGTACCGGGGCCCGCCGCAGCACCTGGAGTCGGGCATGGCGCTGCTCACCTACGCGAGGCGCTTCGCGCTGGCGGTGACGGCGCTGGGCACGGGCCGGTTCGAGGGACGCACGTCGGTGCTGCCACAGCAGCTGGCGCAGCGGGCCAGCGACAGCCTGGAGCTGCTCGCCCGCGCGCTGCAGGAGCGACGGGAGCCCCCGCCGCTGCCACCGCTCTCCCTGCCACGCACCAGCGACGATCCTGTCCTGGGCGCCCTGCTGGAGCGCGTGCCCCGGCAGCTCGGCATCCTGCACGGCGCGGTGGCGCGGCTCAGCGAGGGGCCGGCGCTGCGCTGA
- a CDS encoding sigma-70 family RNA polymerase sigma factor translates to MASGLGAEELRELYERFAPVVHRRALALLGRDADAWDIVQEVFERMLTAGARFRREARPMTYVYRATTNLCLNALRSRHLREPLLPEREEAAALTPSQWEAADFIRHLVGRMGERELEVATLHFFDGLTQEEIAQMLDVSRKTIVRDLESIRKKAAELGRLPEEPLEADRG, encoded by the coding sequence ATGGCGAGCGGGCTCGGTGCGGAGGAGCTCAGGGAGCTCTACGAGCGCTTCGCGCCCGTGGTGCACCGTCGCGCGCTCGCGCTGCTCGGCCGTGACGCCGATGCGTGGGACATCGTGCAGGAGGTCTTCGAGCGCATGTTGACGGCCGGCGCGCGGTTCCGACGAGAGGCCCGTCCCATGACGTACGTGTACCGCGCCACCACCAACCTGTGTCTCAACGCGCTGCGCTCGCGCCACCTGCGCGAGCCGCTGCTGCCGGAGCGCGAGGAGGCCGCGGCCCTCACCCCCAGCCAGTGGGAGGCCGCCGACTTCATCCGCCACCTGGTGGGCCGGATGGGGGAGCGCGAGCTGGAGGTGGCCACGCTGCACTTCTTCGACGGGCTGACGCAGGAGGAGATCGCCCAGATGCTGGACGTGTCACGAAAGACCATCGTCCGCGACCTGGAGTCCATCCGGAAGAAGGCCGCGGAGCTGGGGCGGTTGCCGGAAGAGCCACTGGAGGCGGACCGTGGCTGA
- a CDS encoding DUF4365 domain-containing protein, producing MSRRAFHEALPPEWRIQDPHRDHGLDARVQPFEHRKAVVPPFFAGLEATDGGAGDDTGVTVTFRAERLREYLDAAHPVMLVGFHAPTNGLFFAWVHQLAASHTLEERERWDFEKTVRLRLEDALRAREPVELIDEVRRFFQARHAAPHDAPARVRLELPPGDLSHAVRDTVASWLDTARPQVRLEASGDAEVVLEVAADWSAIQVASSDHRPCLPTSLPPAPTAEEAAGVVQLIAAMALSLAGRRHAAASLLVEALRACAWPGSTASRLLSQPVVWNVLFATEDFDDVPGAAELLAARELRPQALLAARVGGSVLRSRPSTRRFAASQRYRAMLQRLLERTNSPDVSGALHAWLAHHLRGSGLGREAVHHQRLAAMSDPGHLQRDDWWSGMAEALLLRGCARQALACAGHAAASGEHRSALALHADVLFRLRRFGDADRVFSQWFEQGPPLDPQGVLEHFTTPLLLETFGDGRRQVGLARRRATEARAIEDPGLQFAALQEALQWDPLCESAWTHYAQLKADMEPERSTNWWLARAVLTGHRDVTACFKAMESLNHGSGQVPGLLRLCILALALRHHGEDFYAEAERQLTAAGGGPFDDYLAYLHGLEDAARTFFHAPEGANEEGTPTAPGASGSRFP from the coding sequence TTGTCCCGGAGGGCCTTCCACGAGGCCCTGCCCCCGGAGTGGCGAATCCAGGACCCACACCGGGACCACGGCCTGGACGCCCGGGTGCAGCCCTTCGAGCACCGGAAGGCCGTCGTCCCCCCGTTCTTCGCGGGGCTCGAAGCCACCGACGGCGGCGCCGGGGATGACACGGGCGTCACCGTCACCTTCAGGGCCGAACGGCTCCGCGAGTACCTGGACGCGGCGCACCCCGTGATGCTCGTGGGCTTCCACGCGCCCACGAACGGGCTGTTCTTCGCGTGGGTCCACCAGCTCGCGGCCTCGCACACCCTGGAGGAGCGCGAGCGGTGGGACTTCGAGAAGACCGTCCGCCTGCGCCTGGAGGACGCCCTGCGGGCGCGCGAGCCCGTGGAGCTCATCGACGAGGTGCGGCGGTTCTTTCAGGCCCGGCACGCCGCGCCGCATGACGCCCCCGCGCGGGTGCGCCTGGAGCTGCCGCCGGGCGACCTCTCCCACGCGGTGCGCGACACGGTCGCCTCCTGGCTGGACACCGCCCGCCCCCAGGTGCGCCTGGAGGCGTCCGGGGACGCGGAGGTCGTCCTGGAGGTCGCCGCCGACTGGAGCGCCATCCAGGTCGCGTCCTCGGACCACCGCCCCTGCCTGCCCACGTCCCTCCCCCCGGCACCGACCGCGGAGGAGGCCGCGGGCGTGGTGCAGCTCATCGCGGCCATGGCGCTCTCGCTCGCGGGCCGCCGCCACGCCGCGGCGTCACTGCTGGTGGAGGCGCTCCGGGCCTGCGCGTGGCCCGGGAGCACCGCCTCGCGCCTCCTGTCGCAGCCCGTGGTGTGGAACGTGCTGTTCGCGACGGAGGACTTCGACGACGTGCCCGGCGCCGCGGAGCTCCTCGCCGCCCGCGAGCTGAGGCCCCAGGCGCTGCTCGCGGCCCGCGTGGGCGGGAGCGTCCTGCGAAGCCGCCCGTCCACCCGCCGGTTCGCGGCCTCCCAGCGCTACCGCGCGATGCTCCAGCGCCTCCTGGAGCGGACGAACAGCCCCGACGTCAGCGGCGCCCTGCACGCCTGGCTCGCCCACCACCTGCGCGGCTCCGGGCTGGGCAGGGAAGCCGTGCACCACCAGCGGCTGGCGGCGATGAGCGACCCGGGCCACCTGCAACGCGATGACTGGTGGAGCGGGATGGCGGAGGCGCTCCTCCTGCGAGGCTGCGCCCGACAGGCCCTGGCCTGCGCCGGACATGCCGCGGCGTCAGGCGAGCATCGGTCCGCCCTGGCCCTGCACGCGGACGTCCTCTTCCGCCTGAGGAGGTTTGGAGACGCCGACCGCGTGTTCTCCCAGTGGTTCGAGCAGGGCCCCCCGTTGGATCCCCAGGGGGTGCTCGAACACTTCACCACGCCCCTGCTGCTGGAGACCTTCGGCGACGGCCGTCGCCAGGTGGGCCTCGCCCGGCGGCGCGCCACCGAGGCCCGCGCCATCGAGGACCCCGGGCTCCAGTTCGCCGCGTTGCAGGAGGCGCTCCAGTGGGATCCGCTGTGCGAGAGCGCCTGGACGCACTACGCGCAGCTCAAGGCGGACATGGAGCCGGAGCGGTCCACGAACTGGTGGCTGGCCCGGGCCGTGCTCACGGGGCACCGGGACGTCACGGCCTGCTTCAAGGCCATGGAGTCGCTCAACCATGGCTCGGGACAGGTCCCCGGCCTGCTGCGGCTGTGCATCCTCGCGCTCGCGCTGCGACACCATGGCGAGGACTTCTACGCGGAGGCCGAACGGCAGCTCACCGCCGCCGGAGGGGGCCCCTTCGACGACTATCTGGCGTACCTGCACGGCCTGGAGGACGCGGCCCGGACGTTCTTCCACGCCCCGGAAGGTGCGAACGAAGAGGGCACGCCCACGGCCCCTGGAGCTTCAGGGTCGCGTTTTCCCTGA
- a CDS encoding ATP adenylyltransferase family protein, translating into MSAAPLTPEDLWPRTLAVTGHALETGALQPITTEARTVVDGGATFQVRVLGRVALKERPRPAPSSAAPFNPFASPEPALVLGDVAPAHVCLLNKFNVVEHHLLLVTRDFESQDALLTAGDFDALATCLEGLDGLAFYNAGEIAGASQRHKHLQLVPPLGPQALRAPVEALLPALPGPGREVAAGALPFLHRVVGLGPWEAPEPGARMLAAYRLLREALGLGATSPYNLLVTRDWMLLVPRSRAEHLGVNVNALGFAGSLLVRTPEQLSAVAALGPLELLRQVAGLAP; encoded by the coding sequence TTGAGCGCGGCACCGCTGACGCCTGAAGACCTCTGGCCGCGCACGCTGGCGGTCACCGGACATGCGCTGGAGACCGGCGCGTTGCAGCCCATCACCACCGAGGCCCGCACCGTGGTGGACGGGGGCGCGACGTTCCAGGTGCGCGTGCTGGGGCGGGTGGCGCTCAAGGAGCGTCCCCGTCCGGCGCCTTCCAGCGCGGCGCCGTTCAATCCGTTCGCGTCCCCGGAGCCGGCCCTGGTGCTGGGGGACGTGGCGCCCGCGCACGTGTGCCTGCTCAACAAGTTCAACGTCGTGGAGCACCACCTGCTGCTGGTGACGCGCGACTTCGAATCGCAGGACGCGCTGCTGACGGCCGGGGACTTCGACGCGCTCGCGACGTGCCTGGAGGGGCTGGACGGGCTGGCCTTCTACAACGCCGGGGAGATCGCGGGCGCGAGCCAGCGGCACAAGCACCTGCAGCTCGTCCCGCCGCTGGGGCCCCAGGCGCTGCGGGCCCCGGTGGAGGCGCTGCTCCCCGCGCTGCCGGGGCCGGGCCGCGAGGTGGCGGCGGGCGCGCTGCCCTTCCTGCACCGGGTCGTGGGACTGGGGCCGTGGGAGGCCCCGGAGCCGGGCGCCCGGATGCTGGCGGCGTACCGGTTGCTGCGCGAGGCGCTGGGCCTGGGGGCGACGTCGCCCTACAACCTGCTGGTCACCCGGGACTGGATGCTGCTCGTGCCCCGGAGCCGCGCGGAGCACCTGGGCGTCAACGTCAACGCGCTGGGGTTCGCGGGCTCGCTGCTGGTGCGCACGCCGGAGCAGCTCAGCGCGGTCGCAGCGCTGGGGCCGTTGGAATTGCTGCGCCAGGTCGCGGGCCTGGCTCCGTAG
- a CDS encoding SAM-dependent methyltransferase, with product MDANELARVPGVNPQVPDAARIYDYTLGGTHNFEADRQAAEALFSLLPSTRKWVRMLRSCLQVAAKRLSSEGFTHWVDFASGLPTNDHVHGVLPPDVKVLYSDINPLTMAQARVLLGDDPRVCYLECDIRQAKPFLERPDVREFLGGERKVALGANGITVFLQAEENRRFFRDLYDWAAPGSKLFTTFETKDPTKTTPQWEQFVGMFKTMGEHFELFSLPEYLKLCEPWTPGPGGIQTVREFLGLPEDYITQEDRQGVGIEFYAVILEKK from the coding sequence ATGGATGCGAACGAACTGGCCCGGGTGCCGGGGGTGAATCCCCAGGTGCCCGACGCGGCGCGGATCTACGACTACACGTTGGGCGGCACGCACAACTTCGAGGCGGACCGGCAGGCCGCGGAGGCCCTGTTCTCGCTGCTGCCTTCGACGCGCAAGTGGGTGCGGATGCTGCGCTCCTGCCTCCAGGTGGCGGCGAAGCGGCTGTCGTCGGAGGGCTTCACGCACTGGGTGGACTTCGCGTCCGGCCTGCCCACCAACGACCACGTCCACGGCGTGCTGCCGCCGGACGTGAAGGTGCTGTATTCGGACATCAACCCGCTGACGATGGCGCAGGCGCGCGTGCTGCTGGGCGACGACCCGCGTGTGTGCTACCTGGAGTGCGACATCCGTCAGGCGAAGCCGTTCCTGGAGCGCCCCGACGTGCGTGAGTTCCTGGGCGGCGAGCGCAAGGTGGCGCTGGGCGCCAACGGCATCACCGTGTTCCTCCAGGCGGAGGAGAACCGGAGGTTCTTCCGCGACCTGTATGACTGGGCCGCGCCGGGCTCCAAGCTCTTCACCACCTTCGAGACCAAGGACCCCACGAAGACGACGCCCCAGTGGGAGCAGTTCGTGGGCATGTTCAAGACGATGGGCGAGCACTTCGAGCTGTTCTCCCTGCCGGAGTACCTGAAGCTCTGCGAGCCGTGGACCCCGGGCCCTGGCGGCATCCAGACGGTGCGCGAGTTCCTGGGCCTGCCGGAGGACTACATCACCCAGGAGGACCGGCAGGGGGTGGGCATCGAGTTCTATGCCGTCATCCTGGAGAAGAAGTAG